The Streptomyces taklimakanensis nucleotide sequence AACTCCACCTCCTGGAGGAGCGACCGGGCCCGCAACGCGGCCGAGGGCACCTCCACCATCACACCGACCTCGGCCCGCAGCCCGGCCTCCCGACAGGCGTCGGCGAACGCTCTCGCGTCGGCGCGGTCGGCCACCATGGGGGCCATGACCTCCAGGTACACCGGAAGCCCCTCGGCCGCCCGGGCCAGCGCACGCAACTGCGTCCGCAGCACGTCCGGGTGATCGAGCAGGGCCCGCAGCCCCCGTACTCCGAGTGCCGGGTTCGGCTCCTCGGAGGGGGAGAGGAACTCCAGCGGCTTGTCCGCGCCCGCGTCGAGCACCCGCACCACGACGCGTCCCTCCGGGAACGCCTCCAGAACCTGTCGGTACGTCTCGACCTGCTTCTTCTCCGAAGGCGCCTTCCGCCCGTCGAGGAACAGGAACTCCGTCCGGAACAGACCGACGCCCTCGGCACCCGCGTCGAGCGCCGCCGCCACGTCCGCGGGCCCACCGATGTTCGCCAGCAGCGGCATCCTGTGCCCGTCGGAGGTCGCGCCGGGACCGGTGGCGGTGGCGAGCATGGCCTTCCGCTCCCGGGCGATCCCGGCCAGCCTCTCCCGCTGCTCCGGGCTCGGCGCCACCACGACCTCTCCGGTGCTGCCGTCCACCGCGACGACCGTGCCCTCGGCCAGGTCGACGGCACCCTCCAACGCCACCACGGCCGGTACTCCCAGGGCGCGGGCCAGGATGGCGCTGTGGCTGGTCGGGCCGCCCTCCTCCGTCACGAACCCGAGCACGAGGGAGGTGTCCAGCAGCGCGGTGTCGGCGGGGGCGAGATCACGCGCCACCAGCACGAACGGCTTGTCGCTGTTCGGCACCCCCGGCATCGGCATCCCCAACAACCTGGCGACGATCCGGTTCCGCACGTCGTCCAGGTCGGCCACCCGCCCGGCGAGGTACTCGCCCGCACCGGCCAGCAGGGCACGGTAGGCGTGGAGGGAGTCGTACACGGCGCGCTCGGCGGTGCTGCCCACGGCGATGCGCCGCTCGACGTCGGCGCTCAGCTCCGGATCCCGGGCCATCATGGCCTGGGCCTCCAACACGGCCTGGGCCTCCCCGCCCGCCAGGTTTCCCCGCGCGACGAGGTCGGCGGCCACCGCCTCCATCGCCCGGCGGGCCCTCTTCCGCTCGCGCGGCACGTCCTGCGGAGCGATTCGCGCGGTCGACGGCTCCAGCTCGGCAGTGCTCATGTGCCGGACCTCGCCGATCGCCACCCCGTGGCTCACGCCGACACCTCGAAGCGTTGTCTCCATCTCACCGTCTCCGGTCATTCCGTCTCATGGGTGGATACGCGCCCGCCGGGTGTCCACCACGCGTGAACACCTCGCCGCCGACGCGGGAGCGATGGGCTCACCGCCAGGTGAACAGGGTGCCCCCGGCGGGAACGTCGACGCCCTCGGCGACATCGGTCAGCGAGTCGGGGCCGGCCTCCAGGGCGATGACCGGACAGACAGGAGACTTTCCCGCGGCCTCGACTTCCACGGGGTTCCAGCGGACGATCGGAGTCCCACGGCGCACCGTGTCCCCCTTGGCCGCCACCAGGTCGAATCCCCGTCCGTTCAACTGCACGGTGTCGATGCCGAGGTGCGTCAGCACACCGTGTCCCTCGTCGTCCACGACGACGAAGGCGTGAGCGTGCAGGGAGACGACGATCCCGTCGACCGGAGCGACGGCGGTGGACTGGCCACGGACCGGGTCCACGGCGGTACCGGGGCCCACCATCAGACCGGAGAAGACCGGGTCGGGCACGGCCGCGAGGCCGATGGCACGCCCGGCCAGCGGGGACGTCACGATGGTCATGGGAGCCTCCCGGAACGGAGATCGGTTGGTCGCAGTCGTCACTGTTTGTCCTGACATGCGCACTGATCAGAAGCGTAGGACATGGGAACCGTCGGGCCTGG carries:
- the ptsP gene encoding phosphoenolpyruvate--protein phosphotransferase, whose protein sequence is METTLRGVGVSHGVAIGEVRHMSTAELEPSTARIAPQDVPRERKRARRAMEAVAADLVARGNLAGGEAQAVLEAQAMMARDPELSADVERRIAVGSTAERAVYDSLHAYRALLAGAGEYLAGRVADLDDVRNRIVARLLGMPMPGVPNSDKPFVLVARDLAPADTALLDTSLVLGFVTEEGGPTSHSAILARALGVPAVVALEGAVDLAEGTVVAVDGSTGEVVVAPSPEQRERLAGIARERKAMLATATGPGATSDGHRMPLLANIGGPADVAAALDAGAEGVGLFRTEFLFLDGRKAPSEKKQVETYRQVLEAFPEGRVVVRVLDAGADKPLEFLSPSEEPNPALGVRGLRALLDHPDVLRTQLRALARAAEGLPVYLEVMAPMVADRADARAFADACREAGLRAEVGVMVEVPSAALRARSLLQEVEFLSLGTNDLAQYAFAADRQVGALSRYQDPWQPALLDLVAMAAEAAGAEGKSCGVCGEAASDPLLACVLTGLGVTSLSMGATAIPYVRATLAKHTLAQCERAAAAARASESGDRARAAARSVLSGE
- a CDS encoding PTS sugar transporter subunit IIA; this encodes MTIVTSPLAGRAIGLAAVPDPVFSGLMVGPGTAVDPVRGQSTAVAPVDGIVVSLHAHAFVVVDDEGHGVLTHLGIDTVQLNGRGFDLVAAKGDTVRRGTPIVRWNPVEVEAAGKSPVCPVIALEAGPDSLTDVAEGVDVPAGGTLFTWR